AGCGGCTGCTGACTATACTCAACGCCTGCCTGTCCCTGACCATCCGCATTCACATAGCCGACCAAATTCGAGACCAGATTCTGCTGCGGATAGATGCGCTGCCAGCCTGAGGTCAGCTCCACGCCATCAAGCCAGAGCTTTCGAACTTGAGTGGCCTGCTCCTCCGTGAGACCACGGGCGATCGAAATGCCGCTCTTTTGCTCTTTAAAGCTCTGCTGCAGGTCTGCGGGCGAACGATTGACGATCGGTGAGAGGGCTTTAGCAATCTCTGCGCCTGACTTCTTGAATAGAAAAGGATGGGCAAATAGACGGAAAACCGGTTCATCCTTCGCCAGCACCGTGCCATTGCGGTCAACAATAGGATGCCGACTAATATGAGCCGGCAGCTTCGTCATCTGCTGGGCCTTCGCCTTCGCCTTCAGACGAGGCCCCTGATCAACCTGCAGATAGACAAGACGGGCCGCCAAGCCCAAGATACTGAGCACCAAGACCGTCCAGACACAGAGCAGTCGTGCCTGATGTCGCTGCGGAGGCCGAGGCTGCTCAGACTGAATGCGGCTGTTGATAGCCTGACGGCGGGAGCGGATTTGGGCAGAGGAAGCACGCATGCTTAGTATCCAATCGGGGACATTTGAAGAGGAGCGGACGGCTCTTCATCAACCGGAGCAGCCTGAGGTATATGAGCCGGTTCAGGCTTAACAAAGAGAGTATTGTGCGGCCCCTTCGGCGTCAGACCAACAGGATTTTTTTCGGCATTCTCATTAATGTGATGCTGGCGCGTTTCATGCTGCAGCAATAGGTTGCGCTCATCTCGCTTGAGCTGCTCAAGCTGAGCATAGGTCTGCCCCCAGTTTCGCTGGGTTGAGACAGTCCAGCCGTACAGCGGCAGAATACTGAAGGTCAGCAACAGGACCAGCGGTGTAGAAACCTTACGCAGGGTCAGCAGCAGTAAGAACCAGGGCGAGGCTGACCGAGAGGGTGGCGCAACAACTTCAAGATGGGAGCGGTGCAGTTCTCGCGGTCGCAAAGCGACGGGCTTGCCTGCAGGTCGAGCGGTCACGGATTTCTTTTTAGCAGTCGCCAACATCTTGGAGCACTCCTCAACTTGTGGTTGCAACGGGGATAAACACAAGGAGTCTGCCCTGATTCCCCCTGTAAAATCTGGGCTAAACGTGTGTCACTCTGAACTATCAATGCATAAAAATAGACATTGTGCCAGTTTTCTTAGCCTTTTTTCACGCTATTCGTAGCTCTTTCATAACCCTACAGCGGGGCATTGTCCGATTCATCAGCACCAAGAGGGTCTATGGGTATACGCTGAGCCAACCTCAACTTAGCGGAGCGTGCGCGGGGATTTTCGCGGATTTCTTCTCGCGTGGCCACGATCGGTTTTTTAGTCAAAATCTTCAGGTGGGGTACGGCTCGTAACTGATGCTTGACGATCCGATCTTCGAGGCTATGAAAGCTAATCATGCCGATGATTCCCTCTGGTTTCAGCCAAGTTGGGGCTTGTTGAACAAAGGTTTCGATGCTGTTTAGTTCTTCGTTGACAGCAATGCGAAGAGCCTGAAATACGCGGGTGGCGGGATGAATACGGTGGCGGCGCGACTGCTTGGGCTTGGGCATGGCCCTTGCGATCGCATCTGCCAGTTCCCCCGTGGTACGAAAGGGGCGCTTGGCTACAACTTGGCGCGCAATTCGCCGAGAAAAGCGCTCTTCCCCGTAATGGAAGAACAGATCAGCCAGCGTTTTTTCTGATCGAGTATTGATGATGTCTGCCGCTGTCAGGTCTTGCCGCTGATCCATCCGCATATCGAGGGGCGCATCATAGCGAAAGCTAAACCCGCGCTCAGGGTGATCAAGCTGGGCAGAGCTGACGCCAAAATCAGCAATGATGCCATCAAACCTTGTGGTTCCCGGATCGTATTCCGCAAAGTTTTCTTGCTGGAACTGTACCCGGTCTAAGAATGGTGCTAGCGCCTCTCGGGCCGCAGCCAAAGCATGACTGTCGCGGTCAAGGGCCGTGATCTGTAAGGTGGGTAGTGCCGAGAGCAGCAGAGAACTATGGCCACCGCCGCCCACCGTAGCGTCTAAGTAATGGCCCTCACGGAGCTCAAGTCCCTGTAGCAGCTCTTGGCTGAGGACAGGGATATGGTAGGTCGAAGCATGGGTCACAGGATCATCGCGGGAAAGTTAGTGCAATAGGGAAAGTCGGTTTCCCAATGCTACTGTGTTTTCTCCTCAACGCGTTTGACTCAATTGAGGCGCACAATACTGCGACGATCTTGGTTGGCATTTTTGAAGATGATATTGAGCCGTGGGGACGGGGAAAGCTAGAGATAGGTCTTGAAAGAGTGTCTTATCTGCCGGAATATTGGATATGCCAACGGGAAAAAGGTTATTTCGCCTCAGGAAAAAGGGACAGCGGCACCGATTGAAGCCGCAGCTGTTGATGACGATGGTTGCGATCTCACTGTTACCCTGATCACGCTGCCGGCCTCTATTCAGCCCTCTGTGGCCCAAGTGAGTCCTGGCTGTGGCATACCCGGCAATGACGGCAATGGCACCCTGCTGACGGGAGTGGTCAATACTTACTTCCCCCCTAGCAGCTCAGGTACCCTCAGTCCTGGAGCCACCCAGATGCAGCTCGGACCGTTTGGGAGCGGCAGCAACACTCCTGTACAGACAGGTGATCTGCTCGTCATCATGCAAATGCAGGATGCCGCCATTAACAGCACAAATACAGGCGCTTACGGTGATGGGGTTGCCAACGATCCCGGTAGCGGGGCGAGCAACCTCAACAGTGCCGGACGATACGAATACATTGTGGCGACCAATGCAGTGCCGCTCACGGGTGGAACCCTGCAGTTCCAGGGAACAGGATCAGGTAATGGCTTAGTCAATACCCACACTCAAGCGAACTTTGGTACCCAGGGTCAGAGGCGCTATCAGGTGACTCGGACTCCTCAATATAATGAGGTGAGCTTAGCACCTGGGTTGACGGCTTCTGCATGGAATGGCTCCACGGGCGGTGTTCTAGCTCTGGATGCCAGTGGGCAGATTAATTTTAACGGCAGCACCATCGACGTCAGCGGTCGCGGCTTTCGCGGGGGCGGGGGCCGTCAGCTTACGGGCGGTACCGGGGGCGCAGATACCGACTATCGGAATCTCGCAACCCGAAATTTTCATAGTCCCAAAGCTGAAGGCATTGCGGGAACACCGCAGTTCCTGTACGACGGTAGCACTGCGCTGGTCAATACAGGCGTAGAGGGATATCCCGAAGGTAGTCACTGGCGCGGCGCTCCCGGTAATGCCGGGGGCGGCGGCAGCGACGGCAACATTGTCAGCAACGATCAAAACAGCGGCGGCGGGGGCGGCGGCAACGGCGGTAATGGCGGTCGCGGCGGCAATGCCTGGAATAGCCAAGAACCCTACGGTGGGTTTGGCGGTGCCCTCTTTCCGGGTGCGGCCCAGCAGGTTGTCTTAGGCGGCGGGGGCGGGGCCGGAACACGCAACAACAGCACAGGAATCCAAAGCAGCGGCGGTCGCGGCGGCGGGATTGTGCTGATTCGCGCCAATCGCCTCACGGGTACCGGAACGATTAATGCCAACGGGACGATGGGTCCTGCTCCCGCAAACGATGGGGCAGGCGGTGGCGGGGCGGGCGGCAGTATTGTCGTCACGACACAAGCAGGTGGATTGAGCACCCTCACCACTAATACCCAAGGCGCAGCGGGTGCAGATGCCTGGCCCACAACCACGGCAGAATTGAGTCGTGGTCATGGCTCTGGGGGGGCGGCGGAGGTGGCTTCGTGCTTTACTCAGCCCCCGATAGCGCTCCCATTATCAACGTTCAAGGTGGCGTCAACGGCACCACAACCTTGGGACAATTTCCCTTCGGAGCGCAGCCCGGTGCTGGGGGCCAAAGCCGCACCATTAATCCGGGCGATATTTCAGGAACCCAGCCTGGAGCCGTCTGTGCTGCACCCCAGGTGCTGCTTGTAAAGAGAATTACGGCCATCAATGGCAATCGCTCCGTCAATCCAAACGACAACACGCCGCTCAATACGGTGGTGGATGACAGTAGCCCGAACGATAATCATCCCAACTGGCCGAATGGATTACTCGTGGGTGCCACCGATGCAGGTCGCATCCAGCCCGGTGATGAATTGGAATACACCATTTATGCGCTATCTGCTGGGGGAGGTGCTGCCGGAAGCGTGACGATTTGCGATCGCATCCCCACTGCCCTCACCTTTAGGCCCACAGCTTTCAACACTGAGCCACCCGCCCCCGGCGGCACAGCAGGCGAACGCGGCATCCTGGCGTTTCTAAACCGCCCTGCTGACGCGAACGATAATGGACCGCTCGCCTACACCAACAGCGACGATGGCGATAGCGCTCGCTTCTTCTTAACCGGTGAGAGCTTGCCGTCCGCCTGCCAAGGGGCTAGTGACAATGGTGCGGTGGTCATTAATCTGAGTACAATGCCCAATGCCGTTACTCCAGAAAACCCCACAGACTCCTATGGCTGGGTCCGGTTCCGAGCGATCTCTGATTAACAGAGGCTGCAGACCAAGGGGGGTTTTGTTATAAATTCGAAGGAGATCTGCAGCGCTATCGTTATGAATCCTGAGAACCCTGTTCAAACGCCCCACAGCGGCTATCACTGGGACGGGAGCGATCGCCGTTTCTTCGAGGGCTGGTACTTTCGCATCACACTGCCCGAGCAGCGCCAAACCTTTGCATTTATGTACTCCATTGAAGACCCGGCGGGTGGGCAACCCCACAGTGGCGGTGGCGCTCAAATTCTTGGCCCTGACGATCAGTACCTCTGCCGCACGTTTCCAGACACCCGCTCCTTTTGGGCCTGGGGCGCTCCTAGCGGTATGGGACCGCTGGGCCTCGGCCACTGGGGTAAATCTTCCCTCACACAGCGCCCTGACCTGATCTCTGCCGAATTTTTCAAGAATTACATCAAAGAGGGCTATCAGGGTACAGCCACCCAGCACCAAGGTCGGCTCACCGATCCCAGCACGGGCGAAGTGGCCCAGTGGTATTACGAAACCCAGCCCGTCTATGGCTGGGGAGATGTCGGTCGTCCCCAAAAGTCGACGGCAGGCTTACTCTCATTCTTGCCTGTATTTGAACCGGGCTGGCAGGTGATGATGGCCCACGGACTCTCGACCGGCTGGGTGGATTGGAAGGGGCAACGCTACACCTTCGAGAATGCACCGGCCTACACCGAGAAAAACTGGGGGGGTGCTTTTCCGCAGAAGTGGTTTTGGCTCAACTGTAACTGTTTCGAGAATCAGCCCGATCTAGCACTCACGGCAGCAGCCGGTCAGCGCGGCGTCCTCTGGTGGATGGAGTCGGTGGGCATGATCGGTATTCATCATCAGGGTAAGTTCTATGAGTTTGCTCCCTGGAATTCTGAAATCTCTTGGCAGGTCGCCCCCTGGGGGTATTGGCAGATGGAAGCGCACAATGACCAGTATACGGTGGAGCTGGTGGGAAGATGCGATCGCAAAGGTACCCCACTGCGCGCCCCTACCCAAAACGGCCTCATTTACGTTTGCCGCGATACCATGCACGGCCAGCTTCATCTGCGACTCACCTCACGTCATCAGCAAGGTTCGACCGTCGTGATTGATGCCCACAGCAACCTTTGCGGCCTGGAAGTCGGCGGCGGAGAGCCTTGGGAGACCGCTTGGCAGCAGTCTCCCACACAGGTGGAACAAGCAGAAATGCTGGAGCCAGCGATAGCGTTATGATCTCCTCAATTCAGTCATAAAGATGGCTAGTGGGGGGATCTATGGGTGTATTACCTGCAAACACAAATCTTCGAGTTGTGAGACTGAGACCACAGAGAGCAGCGATCGAAAGTTGAAATAGACATGAATGATTATTCATATCGGCGTATTCTCCTACAGCCACCCCGATAGTTCTTAGTGTGTGGCTTTCGAGCCTCACATTGCTCAATACGATTCCCAGAGCATCTGCTGTCTGTAGATGCTCTTTACCTATACTGGAATTTTCAATAATTAAAGTAAGGCCATAGCTTGGCGTCAATCCAGGCGTGTAGATCAACGCATCAGGGACTATCCAAGGTCTGCATAGATAACACAACAAGGGGCAGGAGATACTTTTAGGAAGCGTAGAAAGTATATCAATAGTGCCATCCCTTGCTTCCCGTATGCGTATTAGGATTAGCTCACAGAGACGTGTATTCACTAGAACAGGGTCCATATCTCTTGAAACCTTTATCACACCTCCATAACACCTATGCTGAAGTCCTGGATGGTTATTGCTGTAGTCACCTTAGTGGTGGCCTTGGCAGCTAATATCTTCAGACCGAAAGACGTCAAATGGTTCAATCGCCAGCAGCGTCCGTCCTGGCTTACATTTGAGAAACTGATTCCCTTGATCTGGATCGTTATTTTCATCTGCGGGGGCTGGTCAGCCTACATCACTTGGGAGCAGAATCCAGGCAGTGGACATTCTTGGCTGCTCATGGCTTTTTACCTACTGCTAGAAGTGGCGACGGTCGCCTATACGCCTGCGACCCTCTGGTTTCAGAACCTTCGAGTAGGCACGTATGTGGGGGGTGTAGGTTTTGTTATGGGATTAATTTTGACTCTGCTTGTGCTGCAAATTTCGGGTTGGGCAGCCCTTTTACTCTTGCCATATCTGTTGTGGTCACCCATCGGCACCTACACCACCTGGACAATGGATCGCCTTAATTGAAAAGCTAAGTCTGTTTATCTTCAAAACCGCAGCGTTCCTCCATTATCGGAGTAAAGCCCCAATCACCGGACTTAGCGAACAAGTAGCGCTCATAGCAATAAGCGATGACTATGACCTACTGCTGCTATAAACGGCAAGGCTTTGCGCTACCCATCAGCGTAGCCCAGTACCATAGGCAACAATTTCGATTGATAGAATGCCTGAATCACCGCTGCGAGAGCCAATTGTGGCAGTTTCTAAGCGGACATTGATGACCTTTTTAGCACCCCACCGAATTGCATCTTCTTTCATTCGCAGCAGCGCTTCACGCCGCCCTCGATCTAAAAGACTCTCGTAGGCAAAAATCTGACCACCAACCAACTTACTCAAACTCGCCAAGAAGGCCTTAAAGTAATCTGACGAGATCACAACACTGCCGACAAAAAGCTGCGCCCCCTCGGCCTCAGGTAGAGGCTGTTTTGCCCCCATGTTGTAGACCGGTACGCTTACGGTTCGACGCTCCCGCTCTTTAATGCTGGCGTAGTGCTTTTGCTCAACAGCATTGCCTGCTAGGTAGCCCAGGGCCAACAAACCGAGAAAAACAAAAAGTTCCATCGTTAGTCCACCCTAACTGCAGTGCCGTAGGCAAATAGCTCAGCCGCGCCTTGGGCCACAGAGGAAGTCGCAAAGCGAACGTTCACGACAGCATTTGCCCCCATTTGCGCGGCCTGCTGCAGCATCCGATCTGTAGCTTCTTGGCGAGCTTCTTGGAGCAGTTCGGTATAGCCATGCAGTTCACCACCCACAAGGTTTTTGAAGCCAGCGGCGATATCACGCCCAATATGCTTGGCTCGAATGGTGCTGCCCTGAACAAGCCCAAAATGCTTCGTAATCGTCTGACCGGGGACGCCTTCGAGGGTCGTCAGAATAATGGAACCGCGCGGGGATGGGTAACGTGTCTGACTCATGACTTTTCCTTTAGCTCAGGTGTAATAACCACAACATTAAGTGTATTGAGTAGAACTTAGCGCGGTACTGATGCTCCGCAGACTATGGCTCTAAATCTATGCCTTCATAATGCCCATGATGTTGCTTCCCAATGCTTTGGGAGATAATTCGCAAGGTTTTTTGTGATCATGGCTGATAGGGACTTAGATTAGAGCAATGCAAGCAGCTTCTCAATCTCGGATTAAACTTTTAGCTATTTCAGGCAGTCTCCGTCAGACGTCTAGCAATACGACGCTGCTGCGGGCGGTTAGGCTTTTGACACCGGAGGATGTTGTGGTTGATATTTATGCTGGCCTCAATCAGCTTCCTCATTTCAATCCAGAGCTAGAAGATGCGGAATGTGCGGCGGTGGCCGATTATTGTAACCAGCTTCAGCAAGCAGATGGTCTGATCATCTCTAGCCCGGAGTACGCGCACGGGGTACCCGGAGTGCTGAAAAATGCTTTGGATTGGGTTGTAGGAAGCGGCGAACTGGTGGGTAAGCCGGTGGCGCTTTTGAACGCTTCACCTAGGGCAACTCATGCTCTAGCTTCACTACATGAAACCTTGACGGTGATGATGGCTAAGATTGTAGAGGAAGCATCGATTACGATTCCTCTAATGGGAACAAAGCTGGATCCAGCAGAAATAGCAGCTCATCCTGATTTCTCTGCGGTGCTCCAAATAGCTCTCACTAAACTCGTACAGGCTATTGATTCTAATAAATAACTCGATGCTGCTCGCTTTCTATGATTCGCAAAATTAGCTTTACCTTGCTCTGGGTCGCCTTTGTGGGCTATGCCTTTTTCTTCGCGCCTGCTGATCAGGGCAATACTCTACCTCTCATTCAGCAGCTCTCTACAGGCCAATGGGCAGGGATTAACCCCCTCATTATTGCTCTCTTCAATCTCATGGGAATTTGGCCCATGATCTACGGCAGCATCCTTTTTGCCGATGGCTGTAGCCAAAAGATTCCAGCATGGCCCTTTGCGGCAGCCTCTTTTGGGCTTGGGGCTTTTGCACTCTTGCCGTATTTGGCCTTGAGAGAGCCTGCACCAGAACTTTCAGGTAACCCGGATCGATTACTGAAGTTTTGGGATTCTCGATGGTTAGCGATCGCATTATCAGGGGGTGCGATCTCGCTTCTTGTATACGGTTTTATACAAGGAGACTGGAGCGATTTTATACAACAATGCCAGATCAACCGATTTATACATGTTATGAGTCTCGACTTCTGCATGCTGAGCCTGCTATTCCCCACCCTCATAGGCGATGACCTTGCTCGCCGCCACATGGATTCGCGCTGGTGGGTGATTTCAGTCGTGCCCTTGCTGGGTGCGATCGCCTATCTAATGCTGCGATCCCCGCTGCCATTCGCTTCTCCCCTAATCACCGAAAGCGAAGCCAATTGACCTTCAGTCA
Above is a window of Acaryochloris thomasi RCC1774 DNA encoding:
- the rsmH gene encoding 16S rRNA (cytosine(1402)-N(4))-methyltransferase RsmH; this encodes MTHASTYHIPVLSQELLQGLELREGHYLDATVGGGGHSSLLLSALPTLQITALDRDSHALAAAREALAPFLDRVQFQQENFAEYDPGTTRFDGIIADFGVSSAQLDHPERGFSFRYDAPLDMRMDQRQDLTAADIINTRSEKTLADLFFHYGEERFSRRIARQVVAKRPFRTTGELADAIARAMPKPKQSRRHRIHPATRVFQALRIAVNEELNSIETFVQQAPTWLKPEGIIGMISFHSLEDRIVKHQLRAVPHLKILTKKPIVATREEIRENPRARSAKLRLAQRIPIDPLGADESDNAPL
- a CDS encoding tocopherol cyclase family protein, which produces MNPENPVQTPHSGYHWDGSDRRFFEGWYFRITLPEQRQTFAFMYSIEDPAGGQPHSGGGAQILGPDDQYLCRTFPDTRSFWAWGAPSGMGPLGLGHWGKSSLTQRPDLISAEFFKNYIKEGYQGTATQHQGRLTDPSTGEVAQWYYETQPVYGWGDVGRPQKSTAGLLSFLPVFEPGWQVMMAHGLSTGWVDWKGQRYTFENAPAYTEKNWGGAFPQKWFWLNCNCFENQPDLALTAAAGQRGVLWWMESVGMIGIHHQGKFYEFAPWNSEISWQVAPWGYWQMEAHNDQYTVELVGRCDRKGTPLRAPTQNGLIYVCRDTMHGQLHLRLTSRHQQGSTVVIDAHSNLCGLEVGGGEPWETAWQQSPTQVEQAEMLEPAIAL
- a CDS encoding TspO/MBR family protein, translated to MLKSWMVIAVVTLVVALAANIFRPKDVKWFNRQQRPSWLTFEKLIPLIWIVIFICGGWSAYITWEQNPGSGHSWLLMAFYLLLEVATVAYTPATLWFQNLRVGTYVGGVGFVMGLILTLLVLQISGWAALLLLPYLLWSPIGTYTTWTMDRLN
- a CDS encoding YbjQ family protein → MELFVFLGLLALGYLAGNAVEQKHYASIKERERRTVSVPVYNMGAKQPLPEAEGAQLFVGSVVISSDYFKAFLASLSKLVGGQIFAYESLLDRGRREALLRMKEDAIRWGAKKVINVRLETATIGSRSGDSGILSIEIVAYGTGLR
- a CDS encoding YbjQ family protein; protein product: MSQTRYPSPRGSIILTTLEGVPGQTITKHFGLVQGSTIRAKHIGRDIAAGFKNLVGGELHGYTELLQEARQEATDRMLQQAAQMGANAVVNVRFATSSVAQGAAELFAYGTAVRVD
- a CDS encoding NADPH-dependent FMN reductase, with amino-acid sequence MQAASQSRIKLLAISGSLRQTSSNTTLLRAVRLLTPEDVVVDIYAGLNQLPHFNPELEDAECAAVADYCNQLQQADGLIISSPEYAHGVPGVLKNALDWVVGSGELVGKPVALLNASPRATHALASLHETLTVMMAKIVEEASITIPLMGTKLDPAEIAAHPDFSAVLQIALTKLVQAIDSNK
- a CDS encoding DUF2834 domain-containing protein, giving the protein MIRKISFTLLWVAFVGYAFFFAPADQGNTLPLIQQLSTGQWAGINPLIIALFNLMGIWPMIYGSILFADGCSQKIPAWPFAAASFGLGAFALLPYLALREPAPELSGNPDRLLKFWDSRWLAIALSGGAISLLVYGFIQGDWSDFIQQCQINRFIHVMSLDFCMLSLLFPTLIGDDLARRHMDSRWWVISVVPLLGAIAYLMLRSPLPFASPLITESEAN